In one Halichondria panicea chromosome 4, odHalPani1.1, whole genome shotgun sequence genomic region, the following are encoded:
- the LOC135334878 gene encoding cingulin-like isoform X2, translating to MTSRHSPSRNSPHTVSPASSPRSPHSKRNRGTVIVEQSLVSVKADKNDDISSRKSTGSLSHDKVHMSSLHRKSTGSSISDHQRDSRSSDSPVRSILSPHSSFLPMEHTQSTDSLTQISPPDSVHSSVSSLLDTSSSVSNLTIVTSTEDRILDELKRQIAHGALHIQQLEKKVETIPLLTVKVDELERERGKLANDLLDSQAFVDSMKQRLSLLHEQNNQLVKLAHSSGGQSAELLRNRNALVASLAQIKKLQERVDSIPTLKSQVRTMTEENSHLKDKEAELSRKFPDQLPEGVTRATYQSLIEDNTRLTENNQKISGEVRTAREQLGTVTGNLESVKKRMDKFESTRSIVVPLQQRIKRLEKEKDEIYQEYVDVKFHHQQQQPTVDIDTAHLLNEVSTLKKKNSHLQAKLETVTMESRQEKEKLVLKLFELESLSMNSQKYELEKKLIETGTPSPIESRRISGSNHTPSLTRRDSIEEEMADLPAESKVQMLKLRQLRVHSEQSRSMLQSLMAERDQLERKVEELNTLIDKRALGDLEKSVEEKDYKLQLARENITKLEKELAMASVSEQSAMEVRNKEMMKELERLREVQSNYDELVADQNQSRQYREEHELLARSLQKAKDDKSKAEKRYKDGKTRLRSLAKELSNAVELIQNYQSQCMHLQDQLDRTGQDMQRVRTMSASYRTKLEMAEVEHSSHGKSELVEKDGPGIEAYGKVCKEKDGLQETVDALSKTISEQQEQMWKLKSEREELTKQLEELTKELQVSKEQLTNEEIAVVGFKGELETVKSANSSLVLDNKKLVEQIQTLQEELDKMKSDVVEFTKSKQELDVIVNGLRESEQKVRTNTDAEMIKLTQELETSQRNCEKLQKTLTDKEKCLEQETVLKQQFERDTTGLKAHTVQLTSQVDSLSKEMAGLSSQHKTTLVEVSTLRQSNIATTEEMTAKMSQVTGQLQEAVKEKQRLTGQLQEAVKEKQRLTGQLQEAAKEKQRLDGELKTLNKTSTGSHSLKMEFEATASQRDSDHRKAISSKNKDIKELEHTVTNLRDEVEAYNATIKSLQRHIEETETREVEHERLKQNFKQLEKALGTSSHDNKALFAILQQTLKELPSYSSQASRSLQDENLRLEEQVNVLSQWNDKQRNEIETLEMTIEKLEDDKVQLLIDIQTKENSAQENSQLKRELKEVEMEVGSLRRQARSELQEELQVKMDTQSQLLAVFNQHNTSLQKQVVDLTSHVQDLGGTLERDKPVSPPPMPDVALAIPRGDVLRQRSLGDLEQENYILKERIGTMEKELMKLQGVSSQFRRRSSSLRAMFSVPVRPINEELQVSVPPELLLPCSLLADYISEFNTLQGDPAESWLESIRSEWFACMAQRTLTPACAQCYISTLSRLSARLMETVINIQDEKGNTALHYAVANGNFPVARQFVGLRCCRTGLMNKAGYTPLMLAAACCVEVGEHKDIMGHLVDRGDINKAADKDQRTALMLAACSGSLEMVSLFLEKGADVNLRDKDGSSALMFASQSGHTEIVGSLLTHPHTDTSLRDNDGLTALDIAKEAGFTELMALLGKHSKSKYKR from the exons ATGACATCACGCCACTCCCCCTCGAGGAATTCCCCCCACACAGTCTCACCAGCCTCGTCACCACGCTCACCACACTCGAAACGAAATCGAGGAACTGTGATTGTCGAACAGAGCCTAGTATCCGTCAAGGCCGATAAAAACGATGACATCTCGTCACGTAAATCCACCGGCTCACTCAGCCATGACAAAGTACACATGTCCTCTCTACATCGGAAGTCAACAGGATCATCGATTAGCGACCACCAGAGAGACTCCCGTTCCTCTGATTCCCCCGTCCGGTCCATCCTGTCCCCCCACTCGAGCTTCCTCCCCATGGAGCACACACAGAGCACAGACTCCCTCACACAGATCTCCCCGCCTGATAGCGTTCACAGTAGTGTGAGCTCTCTACTAGACACCTCCTCCAGCGTATCAAACCTCACCATTGTGACCTCAACCGAAGATCGCATTCTAGATGAACTAAAGAGACAGATAGCACATGGTGCATTGCATATTCAGCAACTCGAGAAAAAAGTTGAAACTATTCCACTACTCACCGTAAAAGTTGATGAACTTGAAAGAGAGAGAGGAAAATTAGCAAACGATTTATTAGACAGTCAAGCGTTTGTGGATTCTATGAAACAACGTCTCTCGCTACTGCACGAACAAAACAATCAGCTGGTGAAGCTAGCCCACTCATCTGGTGGACAATCTGCAGAGTTGCTGCGAAATCGAAACGCACTTGTTGCCAGTCTGGCCCAAATCAAGAAGCTTCAAGAACGCGTGGATAGCATACCCACGCTCAAGTCTCAAGTTAGAACCATGACTGAGGAGAATTCCCATCTCAAGGATAAAGAAGCTGAACTGAGTAGGAAATTTCCTGACCAACTTCCGGAGGGCGTTACAAGAGCAACGTATCAGTCGCTGATTGAAGACAACACTCGATTGACGGAGAATAATCAGAAAATATCTGGTGAGGTTAGGACCGCTCGGGAGCAGCTGGGTACTGTAACTGGTAACCTTGAAAGTGTCAAGAAACGAATGGATAAATTTGAGAGCACACGTTCGATTGTGGTCCCTTTACAACAACGAATCAAACGATTGGAGAAAGAAAAAGATGAGATTTATCAAGAGTATGTTGACGTGAAGTTTCATCATCAACAGCAGCAACCTACTGTCGATATAGATACGGCTCACTTGCTAAACGAAGTATCCACACTCAAGAAGAAAAACAGTCACTTACAGGCTAAACTAGAGACAGTCACGATGGAGTCAAGACAGGAGAAGGAGAAGTTGGTCCTTAAACTATTTGAACTTGAATCTCTAAGTATGAACTCTCAAAAGTACGAACTTGAAAAGAAACTTATTGAAACTGGCACCCCTAGCCCGATTGAAAGTCGGCGAATCAGCGGTtcaaaccacaccccctccctaACGAGACGAGATAGCATCGAAGAAGAAATGGCAGACCTACCTGCAGAGTCCAAAGTTCAGATGCTCAAACTGCGACAGTTGCGAGTGCACAGTGAACAGTCACGAAGCATGCTACAATCATTGATGGCCGAGAGAGACCAACTAGAGCGTAAAGTCGAGGAACTAAACACTCTCATTGACAAGAGGGCCCTCGGAGATCTAGAAAAATCCGTCGAAGAGAAAGATTACAAATTGCAGCTGGCCAGAGAGAACATCACGAAGCTCGAGAAGGAGCTAGCTATGGCTAGTGTTTCAGAACAGTCCGCTATGGAGGTTAGAAATAAGGAGATGATGAAAGAACTGGAACGATTGAGAGAAGTCCAATCAAATTACGACGAACTAGTAGCCGATCAAAACCAATCGAGACAGTATCGAGAAGAGCACGAGTTGTTAGCGCGCTCACTACAGAAGGCCAAAGATGATAAATCAAAAGCGGAGAAACGCTACAAAGATGGAAAAACTCGACTGAGATCTCTAGCCAAAGAGTTATCGAATGCGGTGGAACTGATTCAGAACTATCAGTCGCAGTGTATGCATCTACAAGATCAGCTGGATCGTACTGGTCAGGACATGCAACGTGTTCGCACAATGTCTGCCTCGTACAGAACTAAACTAGAGATGGCAGAAGTTGAGCATTCCTCTCACGGGAAGAGTGAACTTGTTGAAAAAGACGGTCCAGGGATAGAAGCTTATGGCAAAGTTTGCAAAGAAAAGGATGGTCTTCAAGAAACTGTCGATGCACTCAGTAAGACTATTTCCGAGCAACAAGAACAGATGTGGAAGTTGAAATCTGAGAGAGAAGAATTGACAAAACAATTGGAAGAGCTCACAAAAGAACTTCAAGTTTCTAAAGAACAACTAACGAATGAGGAAATAGCCGTTGTTGGGTTCAAAGGTGAACTAGAGACTGTCAAGTCAGCAAATTCCAGCCTTGTATTGGACAATAAAAAATTAGTGGAACAAATACAAACGTTGCAAGAAGAGCTTGATAAGATGAAGTCTGATGTTGTAGAGTTCACTAAATCCAAGCAAGAACTAGATGTTATTGTCAATGGTTTGAGAGAGTCAGAACAGAAAGTTCGAACTAACACTGATGCTGAGATGATCAAACTAACTCAAGAGCTGGAGACAAGTCAAAGAAATTGTGAAAAACTGCAAAAAACACTCACAGACAAAGAAAAGTGTTTGGAACAAGAAACTGTTTTGAAACAACAATTTGAACGTGATACCACAGGACTTAAAGCCCACACTGTTCAATTAACTTCTCAAGTCGATTCTTTAAGCAAAGAAATGGCCGGTTTGTCCTCACAACACAAGACTACTCTAGTGGAAGTGAGTACTCTCAGACAATCTAACATTGCCACTACTGAAGAAATGACGGCAAAGATGTCTCAAGTAACAGGCCAGCTTCAGGAGGCAGTAAAAGAGAAGCAAAGGTTAACAGGCCAGCTTCAGGAGGCAGTAAAGGAGAAGCAAAGGCTAACGGGCCAGCTTCAGGAGGCAGCAAAGGAGAAGCAAAGGCTTGACGGGGAACTAAAAACACTGAATAAAACGTCTACCGGATCTCATTCTCTTAAAATGGAGTTTGAAGCAACTGCCAGTCAGAGAGACAGTGATCACCGGAAAGCCATCAGCAGCAAGAACAAGGATATCAAAGAGCTGGAACATACAGTGACCAATCTCAGAGATGAAGTGGAAGCATACAACGCCACCATTAAGAGCTTACAGCGTCACATTGAAGAGACTGAAACTCGGGAAGTTGAACACGAACGGTTGAAACAAAATTTCAAACAGTTGGAGAAAGCATTGGGCACTTCCTCACATGACAATAAAGCACTATTTGCCATTCTTCAACAGACACTTAAAGAGTTGCCTAGTTACTCGAGTCAAGCTTCTCGTTCTTTACAAGATGAGAACCTACGTTTAGAAGAACAGGTAAATGTGCTGAGTCAGTGGAACGACAAGCAACGCAACGAAATTGAAACTCTAGAAATGACGATCGAGAAATTGGAAGATGATAAAGTTCAACTACTCATCGATATTCAAACTAAGGAAAATTCCGCTCAAGAAAATTCTCAACTTAAAAGAGAATTGAAAGAAGTTGAAATGGAAGTTGGTAGTCTGAGAAGACAGGCTCGCTCAGAGCTGCAAGAAGAACTGCAAGTTAAAATGGACACACAGTCCCAGCTACTAGCTGTGTTCAACCAGCACAACACCTCGCTGCAGAAACAAGTGGTTGACCTTACATCACATGTACAAGATTTAGGCGGCACTTTAGAACGGGATAAACCTGTTTCCCCACCCCCCATGCCGGACGTGGCCCTGGCTATCCCGCGAGGGGACGTTCTGCGTCAGCGATCACTCGGTGATTTAGAGCAAGAGAACTATATCTTGAAGGAGAGGATTGGAACGATGGAGAAAGAATTGATGAAGTTGCAGGGAGTCTCGTCGCAGTTTAGACGAAGGAGCTCTAGCCTCAGGGCAATGTTCTCTGTGCCTGTTCGACCAATCAACGAAGAGCTACAAGTCAG TGTGCCCCCTGAGTTGCTGCTACCGTGCTCTCTATTGGCTGACTACATCAGCGAGTTCAACACCTTACAAGGAGATCCcgca GAGAGTTGGTTGGAGAGCATCAGGAGTGAGtggtttgcatgcatggcacaGCGAACCTTGACCCCAGCCTGCGCCCAGTGCTACATCTCGACCCTCTCCAGACTATCTGCCAGACTAATGGAGACTGTCATCAATATACAGGACGAGAAg GGcaacactgcactgcactatgCCGTTGCTAATGGCAACTTCCCTGTGGCTAGACAGTTTGTTGGACTGCGCTGCTGCAGAACTGGGCTAATGAACAAg gctggcTACACTCCACTGATGCTGGCAGCtgcttgttgtgtggaggtggGTGAACACAAAGATATCATGGGACACCTGGTGGACAGGGGGGACATCAACAAAGCAGCTGACAAG GATCAACGGACTGCTCTGATGTTGGCTGCCTGCAGTGGTTCTCTGGAGATGGTCTCTCTGTTCCTGGAGAAAGGTGCCGACGTTAACCTCCGGGacaag GACGGCTCCTCGGCACTCATGTTTGCTAGTCAAAGTGGTCATACGGAGATAGTGGGGTCACttctcacacaccctcacacagaTACCAGCCTCAGGGACAAT GACGGCCTAACAGCTCTGGACATTGCTAAAGAGGCGGGGTTCACCGAACTAATGGCGTTGCTGGGGAAACACTCCAAATCAAAATATAAACGATGA
- the LOC135334912 gene encoding calcium and integrin-binding protein 1-like, with product MGAKLATFRDDDMSGMLACTCLNRTEIYHTFKHFSALYELYTPSEGEQRSSIIDNGYINPEVTLPVQHILDNLPQMKTNPLSARILKVFTFGSEKEGFMNFLEFLEMISVFNPKTSIQVRTVYAFRVYDLDGDGIISRSDLDTLLDLLTSTSNVEEEDGPEDEMWTQTKQVTIDGVFKEVNKEVKADGLSSEDFSFALSRSPDFISTFSFRL from the exons ATGGGTGCCAAGTTAGCCACCTTCAGAGACGATGACATGTCTGGAATGTTG GCTTGTACCTGTCTCAACAGAACAGAGATTTACCA cactttCAAACACTTCTCAGCGCTGTACGAACTCTACACACCCAGTGAAGGGGAACAGAGGAGCTCAATCATCGACAATGGCTACATCAATCCTGAAGTCACTCTGCCCGTACAACACATCCTTGACAATCTACCTCAAATGAAG acgAACCCCCTGAGTGCGAGGATTTTGAAGGTGTTTACGTTTGGTTCAGAGAAAGAAGGTTTCATGAACTTTCTAGAGTTCCTTGAGATGATATCGGTATTCAACCCAAAG ACTTCCATTCAAGTGAGAACCGTGTACGCCTTCCGAGTGTATG atctgGACGGTGATGGCATTATCAGTCGCAGTGACTTGGATACATTACTGGACCTCCTCACCTCTACCAGCAACGTGGAGGAGGAGGACGGACCAGAAGATGAGATGTGGACACAAACTAAGCAAGTCACAATCGATGGT GTGTTCAAAGAGGTCAATAAAGAGGTCAAAGCTGATGGTCTTAGTAGCGAGGATTTTAGTTTCGCTCTGAGCAGATCCCCGGACTTTATCAG CACTTTCAGTTTCAGACTGTGA
- the LOC135334884 gene encoding uncharacterized protein LOC135334884: MQMLQLLGLLVTAGLLSPCMAETFHVTPILPAPADCPQPCYTLDQYAQNQSLLSGYNNITLIFLEGVHILSDYLTVNTSFIILQPVLPSQGQRPKVIGRADTGHQCDMDIGWKIIASAKALIEGLLFENVSLQLYSDVPPDLDVDSSITIKNSIISSSAQTSAGVRVQSVQNCLIEDSMIFKFDTYALFFRNIPNVTIVNSSISRINGIGILSWDSGITVRNSQMDSNDFGVVLYYNEDIEEHFNIMIDNCSFTRNRICMWLVNVCQQNPTIIFKDCTFNNNSGTPILASRSIFQLSGENVFSNNIAVRGGGLALYQSAVSFDSGSTTRFENNTALEYGGGIYIATDLIVSPQLLVPLENVGLKFTLSKHCFYNNNHTSGDTPNVVFFGNNADFGGRDIFGLTEMSYGNDECSVSEDSIFHFDNSVPSTSRLASNPSRVCFCLHNTPQCQNRAYLVLNETRFPGESFEISVALVGFNFSRVTGSVFATVLDKKVGNISDGQHIKFINDYEQCTTLTYKVLSNQTSRPLQLGLSVEESFVQGNPDDIIKESIKNIHSDECSDTSVPCAALLTTVIFINITVDNCPLGFQLNKTLDMCECDESSKQLKLTCEIQNHTGYITREGTVWVGVDTAKHETGLYYWHQYCSSDYCTRSEIPVHLTSPDSQCSSNRAGILCGRCKGNYSLQLGGDRCIQCHDNSSVALLIVFAILGILLVVMITLFDITVANGTINGLIFYANVVWINNAILFPQRSIGYYIITVPIAWINLDFDIETCFSQNLDQLTKSGLQFVFPVYIWCIAGLIILVSRYSIKATRFFGRNSVSVLSTLILLSYGKLFRIITNVLTPSDISGSDGSIRRVWSLDGNVEYGVTPGHIVLMVVALLFMLLFWLPFTLTLLLVPFLKAKSDYRPLRWINTFMPFFDTYYGPFKDKRQHQVWTGILLISRVVILIVSASTSTSNPNANILVMTIIATLLLLYTLIFGYPYKQWFASVLEVLYLINLIILGGAFLFYQTQPEGVRQKDTINPVTATSVCIALLQFACIIIFHIAKTVGPKLQRLAMKKRQEMGNTSVQEEELIQSGRYKVTTQEVTLDNAKQQRKCYNATDYREPLLDDV, from the coding sequence ATGCAGATGCTTCAACTACTCGGTTTGTTAGTGACAGCTGGTCTCCTCTCTCCTTGCATGGCAGAGACCTTCCATGTCACCCCAATCCTCCCAGCCCCAGCTGACTGTCCTCAACCTTGTTACACCCTGGACCAGTATGCTCAAAACCAGAGTTTATTATCTGGCTACAACAACATCACTCTGATATTCCTGGAGGGAGTTCACATTCTCAGCGACTACCTTACTGTTAACACTAGTTTTATAATTTTGCAGCCAGTACTTCCAAGCCAGGGACAACGCCCGAAGGTTATTGGTCGTGCGGACACTGGTCATCAATGTGACATGGATATTGGTTGGAAAATCATAGCATCAGCAAAGGCATTGATCGAAGGACTTTTGTTTGAGAATGTTTCACTACAGCTATATAGTGACGTACCTCCAGACCTGGATGTTGACAGCTCAATAACAATCAAAAACTCAATTATATCGAGTTCTGCTCAGACCAGTGCAGGAGTCCGTGTTCAATCAGTACAAAATTGTTTGATTGAGGACAGTATGATATTTAAGTTTGACACATATGCATTATTTTTTCGAAACATACCAAATGTGACGATTGTCAATTCCAGTATAAGTCGTATTAATGGTATCGGCATTCTATCATGGGACTCCGGCATAACAGTCCGAAACTCTCAGATGGATAGCAATGATTTTGGAGTTGTGCTATATTATAATGAAGACATAGAAGAACACTTTAATATCATGATAGATAACTGTTCTTTCACACGAAACAGAATATGCATGTGGTTAGTGAATGTCTGTCAACAAAACCCAACAATAATTTTCAAggactgtacattcaataaCAATAGCGGAACACCAATCCTAGCCTCCAGAAGTATCTTCCAGTTGTCAGGAGAGAATGTGTTTTCTAACAACATTGCAGTAAGAGGAGGTGGTCTGGCCTTGTATCAATCAGCAGTGTCATTTGATTCAGGATCGACTACACGTTTTGAGAACAATACAGCTTTGGAGTATGGTGGAGGGATCTACATTGCTACAGATTTAATTGTCTCTCCACAGCTGCTAGTTCCTCTGGAGAATGTAGGTTTAAAATTTACCTTAAGTAAACATTGCTTTTATAACAATAACCACACAAGTGGTGATACTCCGAATGTGGTGTTCTTTGGGAACAATGCTGATTTTGGTGGAAGGGACATCTTCGGACTAACAGAAATGTCATATGGCAATGATGAATGTTCAGTTTCAGAGGATAGTATCTTTCATTTTGATAACTCAGTACCGAGTACTTCTCGACTTGCATCAAACCCTTCTCGAGTGTGTTTCTGTCTACACAATACACCACAGTGTCAAAACCGTGCATACCTTGTATTAAACGAGACGAGGTTTCCAGGGGAAAGCTTTGAGATTTCTGTAGCTCTCGTGGGATTTAACTTTAGCAGAGTAACAGGATCTGTGTTTGCTACTGTACTGGATAAGAAAGTTGGAAATATCAGTGATGGTCAACATATAAAATTTATCAATGACTACGAGCAATGCACGACGCTAACCTACAAAGTATTGTCTAATCAAACAAGCAGGCCCCTTCAACTAGGGCTCTCTGTTGAAGAATCATTTGTTCAAGGCAATCCTGACGATATAATTAAAGAAAGTATAAAAAACATACATTCTGATGAATGCAGCGATACCTCAGTACCGTGTGCAGCTCTTCTCACTACGGTCATCTTCATTAACATCACTGTTGATAACTGTCCACTGGGATTTCAGCTTAATAAGACTTTAGATATGTGCGAATGCGACGAAAGCAGTAAGCAGTTGAAGCTAACCTGTGAGATTCAAAACCACACTGGCTACATCACCAGAGAAGGaactgtgtgggtgggagtggACACTGCCAAACATGAAACAGGCCTATACTACTGGCATCAATACTGTTCTAGTGACTACTGCACTAGGTCTGAAATACCTGTTCACTTGACATCCCCTGATTCACAGTGCAGCTCCAACCGTGCTGGAATACTGTGTGGGAGATGTAAAGGCAACTACAGCCTGCAATTAGGAGGTGATCGATGCATACAATGTCATGACAATAGTTCTGTTGCTCTGTTGATTGTGTTCGCCATCCTCGGGATTTTATTGGTTGTTATGATTACACTGTTCGACATCACAGTTGCCAATGGTACCATAAATGGACTCATATTCTACGCAAATGTTGTGTGGATTAACAATGCTATATTGTTCCCACAGCGGAGCATTGGCTACTACATCATCACTGTGCCTATAGCTTGGATTAATCTGGACTTTGATATTGAGACTTGTTTCAGCCAAAATTTGGATCAACTAACTAAAAGTGGTTTACAGTTTGTGTTCCCAGTCTACATCTGGTGCATTGCTGGCCTCATCATTTTAGTTTCTCGGTATTCCATAAAAGCTACTCGATTCTTTGGTAGAAATTCTGTGTCTGTTTTGTCTACTCTGATCCTGCTATCGTATGGGAAGCTGTTCAGGATTATCACAAATGTGCTTACTCCATCTGACATTAGTGGCTCTGATGGTTCTATTCGCAGAGTTTGGTCCCTGGATGGAAATGTTGAATATGGAGTAACACCGGGACACATTGTCTTAATGGTGGTTGCACTACTCTTTATGCTATTGTTTTGGTTGCCATTCACTTTGACTCTCCTTCTAGTACCCTTCCTAAAAGCCAAGTCAGACTACCGACCCCTTCGCTGGATTAACACATTCATGCCGTTTTTTGATACTTATTACGGTCCTTTCAAAGACAAGCGACAGCATCAAGTGTGGACGGGGATTCTGCTCATCTCCCGTGTAGTGATATTGATTGTTTCCGCATCAACCTCGACATCCAATCCGAATGCTAACATACTGGTAATGACCATTATAGCTACACTCCTGCTATTGTACACACTCATTTTTGGCTATCCCTACAAGCAATGGTTTGCATCAGTGCTGGAAGTATTGTATCTAATTAACCTTATCATCTTAGGTGGAGCATTCTTGTTTTATCAAACCCAACCGGAAGGTGTCCGACAAAAGGACACCATCAATCCTGTGACTGCTACCTCAGTTTGTATTGCTCTCCTGCAGTTTGCTTGCATTATAATCTTCCACATAGCCAAGACAGTCGGACCCAAGCTTCAGAGGCTCGCCATGAAGAAGAGACAAGAAATGGGCAACACAAGCGTACAAGAAGAGGAACTCATACAAAGTGGAAGGTACAAAGTGACAACACAGGAAGTGACATTGGACAATGCAAAGCAGCAGCGTAAATGCTATAATGCCACTGATTATAGAGAGCCACTTCTGGATGATGTGTAG